GTTGGCCGAACTGGAACACGAAGCCGAAGTGGTCCCGGCGCAGGGTGCTGCGTTCGGTCTCGGTTCTGGTGTCGACCCGGCTGCCGTCGAAGTGGATCTCCCCGGAGTCGGGCACCAGGATTCCGGCCAGGCAGTGCAGCAGGGTCGACTTTCCCGACCCGCTGGGACCCATGATGGCGATGATCTCGCCAGCGTCGACCGCGACGTTGGCGCCGCGCAGCGCCGGCGTCTGGCCGAACGACAGGACGACCTCGCGTGCCTCGATGATGTGCTGCTCGTTGCCGGTTCCGGTGGTCATGGGCGCACCGCCGCCGCCAGTGCGTCCAGCCGGGCGATGGTGGTGTCGATCCATCGCAGGTCGGCTTCCAGGTGGAACATGCCGTGGTCGGCCAGGAGCGCGTCGACCAGGCTGCCGGTGCGTTTGATCTCGGTCAGCTCCCGCATCCGCCGCAGGTGGGCGTCGCGTTGCGTGTCGAGGTACGCCTCGGCGTTGCGGCCGAGCATGAGGGCCAGTACGACCTTGGCCATCAGCACGGTCTGCAGGTGTGGCTCGGCGTCGACCGGTTCGGTCAGCCATGACTCGACCTCGGTGGCGCCGACCTCGGTGATGATGTACCGCTTGCGTTCCCCGCCGACGCCCGGCTCGACCTCGCTGATCACCACCTTGCCGTCCCGGGCGAGGCGGCTGAGGGTCGAGTAGACCTGGCCGAACGGCAGTGGCTTGCCCCGGCCGAAGTAGGTGTCGTAGTCGCGCTTGAGGTCGTAGCCGTGGCTGGGCTCGCGTTCGAGCAGGCCAAGGAGGGTCATCGGAACGCTCATGGTGGAGACCATACACCGGGTATATACACCGCGTATATATACCCGGGTGCTAAGCCTCTGGGGTGAGGTCGGGTGGCGCCGTACACCGGGGTTCTGAGGCGAAAAAGGGTTCGACCCGTCTCCTGTGGAGGGCTACCGTTCGACTGCCTGGTCCGACGAGCGAGGAGGCGATCACCATGAGCCACGACTATGACGCCGAGGCGTCCTTTTGAGCCGACCAGCAAGCGCCGCAGGGGGTTCCCTCTAGCGAGTCGCAGGTCAAACGGGGGCACCGGGTCGTCGGTGTCGACAAGGAACTGGTCGAGAAGCTAGGCGGCAAGGACCCCTGCCCGTGCGGTTCCGGGCGTCGGTTTCGGCCGCTGCTGCCGTGCCGGTGGGCGGTTTGACGACACCAACGCCCACTACTACCGGCGGGACTGAAAACCCGGGGGTGCCGCTGTTCGCGGCGCCCCCGGTCTTCGTCTGGCCGCCCGACGCGACGATCCGTCGGCACCCTACCCGATCCGGGAAGTGCAGGTCAGGGCCGGTCGAGGCGTTCTAGAGTCAGGTGCGGCCGGGGTGCCCGGGGATGAACCTCCGCCGAGACTCGCGTACCTGCCCGCAGAGGAATGGCGACCATGAGCACCATCACCGCGAAAGACGGCACCGAGATCTACTACAAGGACTGGGGTACGGGTCCGGTCGTC
The Micromonospora pisi DNA segment above includes these coding regions:
- a CDS encoding PadR family transcriptional regulator, whose protein sequence is MSVPMTLLGLLEREPSHGYDLKRDYDTYFGRGKPLPFGQVYSTLSRLARDGKVVISEVEPGVGGERKRYIITEVGATEVESWLTEPVDAEPHLQTVLMAKVVLALMLGRNAEAYLDTQRDAHLRRMRELTEIKRTGSLVDALLADHGMFHLEADLRWIDTTIARLDALAAAVRP
- a CDS encoding SEC-C metal-binding domain-containing protein, translating into MVEKLGGKDPCPCGSGRRFRPLLPCRWAV